The Kitasatospora sp. NBC_00374 genome has a segment encoding these proteins:
- a CDS encoding type I polyketide synthase, whose translation MLNEDKLRDYLKRATADLRNARRRLREVEDRDREPIAIVGMACRYPGGVDSPEDLWQLVAAGRDAIGGFPSDRGWDAEALIDDDPDAHGTSYVNQGGFLYNASEFDPAFFGISPREALAMDPQQRLLLETSWEAFERAGIDPRTLKGSRTGIFAGLMYHEYASRLGAVPEGVEGHLGTGSFGSVASGRVSYTFGLEGPAVTVDTACSSSLVALHLAVQALRTGECSLALAGGVTVMSTPGTFVEFSRQRGLATDGRCKAFSDDADGTGWGEGVGILLVERLSDARRNGHPVLAVVRGSAINQDGASNGLTAPNGPSQQRVIRQALANAGLTPDLVDAVEAHGTGTTLGDPIEAQALLNTYGQDRPAVRPLWLGSLKSNIGHTQAAAGVGGIIKMVMAIRHGVLPQTLHVNEPSSHVDWSAGAVELLTGAREWPETGEPRRAGVSSFGFSGTNAHVIIEQAPVEESVAEPVEAAVPVVGVSVVPWLVSARGEEALRGQAVRLRAFAARGPEARGAGLALAAGRAALEHRAVVLGADITELGSGLAALTEGDATAAVVQGVTGTPGKVAFVFPGQGSQWAAMAVELLESSPVFAARMAECGAALAPFADGWSLLDVVRGDGGDGWMDRVDVVQPVLWAVMVSLAEVWRAAGVEPGAVVGHSQGEIAAAVVAGALSVEDGARVVALRSRAIAGGLAGQGGMVSVALPVEGVRERLSLWGEERISVAAVNGPSSVVVSGEPEALDELLASCEADGVRARRIPVDYASHSAQVESIRTELLELLADVRPRAGSVPVLSTVTGELTDGSGMDAEYWYTNLRTTVRFAEAVDTLLADGFGTFVEVSAHPVLAMAVQDAAEAAGYDAVTVGTLRRDEGGPRRVLASFAEAWVRGVAVDWRAGVFADADSVAPLDLPTYAFQRAHYWLDAPRTTADDEHRAELDPVEAEFWAAVEREDLDVLADSLDLGADAPLSAVLPALSSWRRQRREQSTVDGWRYRIVWRPLTDLPAPVLSGHWVLIAADDDRDRADGLAEALGQRGADVTVLTVGEGDLDRTALAARLITELPEGTKPAGLLSLLGGAEQRCAAHPSVPFGLAGSLVLIQALADAGIEAPLWTATRGAVAVDGTERLTGPAQSLVWGLGRVAALEDSARWGGLVDLPEQLDERAVDRLTGVLAGTGGEDQVAVRASGVLVRRLVHAPAAPVSGEGWRPSGTVLVTGGTGALGAHVARWLARNGAEHLLLTSRRGPDADGAAELAAELTALGARPTIVSCDVADRAALADLLATIPAEHPLTAVMHTAAVLDDAVILALTADQLERVLRVKVDSALHLHELTRDLDLSAFVLFSSFAATFGAPGQGNYAPGNAFLDALATQRRADGLPATSVAWGPWGEGGMAEGGVGDRMRRHGILEMDPHLAVTALQHALDQGDPVLTVTDVDWQRFALAFTSGRARPLLDEVPEAARVLAGARAAGAEQPSGGGGLAARLAGVAPGERDRILLDLVTSHVAAALGFAGPEAVDTGRAFKELGFDSLTAVELRNRLGAAAGVKLPATLIYDHPNTLALVRHLGAELSGTGVLAAAPAVASGAAHDEPIAIVGMSCRFPGGVDSPEDLWQLLMSGGDALSEFPTDRGWDLDTGLGADPGTQSTSYIREGGFLHGASRFDAAFFGISPREALAMDPQQRLLLETSWEAFERAGIDPHALPGSRTGVFAGTNGGDYLGLLAGAAHSAEGHVATGTAASVVSGRVSYLFGLEGPAMTVDTACSASLVALHLAVQSLRGGECELALAGGVTVMSTPGTFVEFSRQQGLASDGRCKPFSAAADGFTPSEGVGMLLVERLSDARRNGHPVLAVVRGSAINQDGASNGLTAPNGPSQQRVIRQALANAGLTPDLVDAVEAHGTGTRLGDPIEAQALIATYGQGRPADRPLLLGSVKSNLGHAQAAAGLAGVIKMVEALRHGVLPASIHLDEPSSHVDWSAGAVELLTGAREWPETGEPRRAGVSSFGFSGTNAHVIIEQAPVEESVAEPVEAAVPVVGVSVVPWLVSARGEEALRGQAVRLRAFAARGPEARGAGLALAAGRAALEHRAVVLGADITELGSELAELAADGPSARVVRGVAGSAGKVAFVFPGQGSQWAAMAVELLESSPVFAARMAECGAALAPFADGWSLLDVVRGDGGDAWMDRVDVVQPVLWAVMVSLAEVWRAAGVEPGAVVGHSQGEIAAAVVAGALSVEDGARVVALRSRAIAGGLAGQGGMVSVALPVEGVRERLSVWGEERISVAAVNGPSSVVVSGEPAALEELLASCEADGVRARRIPVDYASHSAQVESIRTELLELLADVRPRAGSVPVFSTVTGELTDGSGMDAEYWYTNLRTTVRLQDAAERLLADGFGTFVEVSPHPVLVMALQESIEAADREAVAFGTLRRDEGGPRRMLASFAQAWVRGVAVDWRAAAFAGADSVAPIDLPTYAFQHRRFWPEPARPEAGGSGGDPVDTAFWEVVEREDLDALAGSLDLGADAPLSAVLPALSSWRRQHREQATVDGWRYRVLWRPLTDLPAPLLPGTWALVAAEHDEARAAELAGALDRRGAHTRILLVRAADLDRDALAERLRKELGDVAGLTGLLALPAADAAPHADHQGVPLGLAGTAALVQALGDAGIDAPLWCATRGAVAVGRAERVSDPAQALVWGFGRVAALEHPQRWGGLVDLPEKPDERAFDGLAAVLAGTGGEDQVAVRASGVLVRRLVHAPAAPVSGEGWRPSGTVLVTGGTGALGAHVARWLARNGAEHLLLTSRRGPDADGAAELAAELTALGARPTIVSCDVADRAALADLLATIPAEHPLTAVMHTAGVLDDGVLDALTPERFARVLRPKVDAVLALDELTRSLDLSAFVLFSGIAGTLGDAGQANYAAANAYLDAFAEHRRAQGRPATSVAWGRWGETGMAANGVIGDRLDHAGLPAMPPESAITALQQALDLDETTVTVAAVDWERFAPGFTSVRASTLLDELPGARRPAAGSPAGPADTPASDAAELRRRLAGMAELERAQTVLDLVRAHAAAALGHASVDEVGAGRAFKELGLDSLTALELRNRLGAATGLRLPATLVFDFPTPAALAERLRTELVPAGAAGGGGGTLGDLDRLEAALATVADDEDTRADVAARLQALLTRWSAAPREREADLQVAEQLQAASADELFAFIDQELGMA comes from the coding sequence ATGCTGAACGAGGACAAGCTGCGCGACTACCTCAAGCGCGCCACCGCCGACCTGCGCAACGCCCGACGGCGCCTGCGGGAGGTGGAGGACCGCGACCGGGAGCCGATCGCGATCGTGGGCATGGCCTGCCGCTACCCGGGCGGGGTGGACTCGCCGGAGGACCTCTGGCAGCTGGTCGCCGCCGGACGGGACGCCATCGGCGGATTCCCGTCCGACCGCGGCTGGGACGCCGAGGCGCTGATCGACGACGACCCCGACGCCCACGGCACCAGCTACGTCAACCAGGGCGGATTCCTCTACAACGCAAGCGAGTTCGACCCGGCGTTCTTCGGGATCTCGCCGCGCGAGGCGCTGGCGATGGACCCGCAGCAGCGGCTGCTGCTGGAGACCTCCTGGGAGGCGTTCGAGCGGGCCGGCATCGATCCGCGCACGCTCAAGGGCAGCCGGACCGGCATCTTCGCCGGGCTGATGTACCACGAGTACGCCAGCCGGCTCGGCGCGGTGCCGGAAGGCGTCGAGGGACACCTGGGCACCGGGAGTTTCGGCAGCGTCGCATCCGGCCGGGTCTCCTACACCTTCGGTCTGGAAGGCCCCGCCGTCACGGTCGACACCGCCTGCTCCTCCTCCCTGGTCGCCCTCCACCTGGCCGTCCAGGCGCTGCGGACCGGCGAGTGCTCACTCGCCCTGGCCGGTGGCGTCACGGTGATGTCCACGCCCGGCACCTTCGTGGAGTTCAGCCGCCAGCGCGGTCTGGCCACCGACGGCCGCTGCAAGGCGTTCTCGGACGACGCGGACGGCACCGGCTGGGGCGAGGGCGTCGGCATCCTGCTGGTCGAGCGGTTGTCGGACGCGCGGCGCAACGGGCACCCGGTGCTGGCGGTGGTGCGGGGTTCGGCGATCAACCAGGACGGCGCCTCGAACGGGCTGACGGCGCCCAACGGCCCCTCCCAGCAGCGGGTGATCCGCCAGGCCCTGGCCAATGCCGGCCTCACACCCGACCTGGTCGACGCGGTGGAGGCGCACGGGACCGGCACCACGCTCGGCGACCCGATCGAGGCCCAGGCCCTGCTCAACACCTACGGCCAGGACCGCCCCGCAGTCCGCCCGCTCTGGCTCGGCTCGCTCAAGTCCAACATCGGCCACACCCAGGCGGCGGCCGGGGTCGGCGGCATCATCAAGATGGTCATGGCGATCCGCCACGGCGTCCTTCCGCAGACCCTGCACGTCAACGAGCCTTCGTCCCATGTGGACTGGTCGGCGGGTGCGGTGGAGTTGCTGACGGGGGCGCGGGAGTGGCCGGAGACGGGGGAGCCGCGTCGGGCGGGTGTGTCGTCGTTCGGGTTCAGTGGGACGAACGCGCATGTGATCATCGAGCAGGCGCCGGTCGAGGAGTCCGTGGCGGAGCCGGTTGAGGCTGCGGTGCCGGTGGTCGGGGTGTCGGTGGTGCCGTGGTTGGTGTCGGCGCGGGGCGAGGAGGCGTTGCGCGGGCAGGCCGTGCGGTTGCGGGCGTTCGCGGCGCGCGGGCCGGAGGCGCGTGGCGCCGGGCTGGCGCTGGCGGCCGGGCGGGCCGCGCTGGAGCACCGGGCCGTCGTGCTCGGCGCCGACATCACCGAACTCGGCTCCGGACTGGCGGCCCTGACCGAAGGCGATGCGACGGCCGCCGTGGTGCAGGGCGTCACGGGTACTCCCGGCAAGGTGGCGTTCGTCTTTCCGGGTCAGGGTTCGCAGTGGGCGGCGATGGCGGTGGAGCTGTTGGAGTCGTCGCCGGTGTTCGCTGCTCGGATGGCGGAGTGCGGTGCGGCGTTGGCGCCGTTCGCGGACGGCTGGTCGCTGCTGGACGTGGTCCGTGGTGATGGTGGTGACGGCTGGATGGACCGGGTCGATGTGGTGCAGCCGGTGCTGTGGGCGGTGATGGTGTCCCTGGCGGAGGTGTGGCGGGCGGCCGGTGTCGAGCCGGGCGCGGTGGTCGGTCACTCGCAGGGCGAGATCGCGGCTGCGGTGGTGGCGGGCGCGCTCTCCGTCGAGGACGGCGCTCGCGTGGTGGCACTGCGCAGCCGCGCCATCGCCGGTGGGCTGGCCGGGCAGGGCGGCATGGTGTCGGTCGCGTTGCCGGTGGAGGGGGTGCGTGAGCGTCTCTCCCTCTGGGGTGAGGAGCGGATCTCGGTGGCGGCCGTGAACGGCCCGTCGTCGGTGGTCGTGTCCGGTGAACCGGAAGCGCTGGACGAGCTGTTGGCGTCCTGTGAGGCGGACGGTGTCCGTGCCCGCCGCATTCCGGTGGACTACGCCTCGCACTCCGCGCAGGTGGAGTCGATCCGTACCGAGCTGCTCGAACTGCTCGCTGACGTACGCCCGCGGGCGGGCTCGGTGCCCGTCCTCTCGACGGTCACCGGTGAACTCACCGACGGCTCGGGCATGGATGCCGAGTACTGGTACACCAATCTCCGCACGACCGTCCGTTTCGCCGAGGCGGTGGACACCCTCCTCGCGGACGGCTTCGGCACGTTCGTGGAGGTCAGTGCCCATCCGGTGCTGGCGATGGCGGTGCAGGACGCCGCCGAGGCGGCCGGGTACGACGCGGTGACCGTCGGCACGCTGCGCCGGGACGAGGGCGGGCCCCGCCGGGTGCTCGCCTCGTTCGCGGAGGCGTGGGTGCGCGGGGTGGCCGTCGACTGGCGGGCCGGCGTCTTCGCCGACGCCGACAGCGTCGCGCCCCTCGACCTGCCCACCTACGCCTTCCAGCGTGCGCACTACTGGCTGGACGCGCCCAGAACGACCGCCGACGACGAGCACCGCGCCGAACTCGACCCCGTGGAGGCCGAGTTCTGGGCCGCCGTGGAACGCGAGGACCTGGACGTGCTGGCCGACTCGCTGGACCTGGGCGCCGACGCCCCGCTGAGCGCCGTCCTGCCCGCCCTGTCGTCCTGGCGGCGGCAGCGCCGCGAGCAGTCCACGGTCGACGGCTGGCGCTACCGGATCGTCTGGCGGCCCCTCACCGACCTGCCCGCGCCCGTGCTCTCCGGACACTGGGTGCTGATCGCGGCCGACGACGACAGGGATCGGGCGGACGGCCTCGCCGAGGCGCTCGGGCAGCGCGGCGCCGACGTCACCGTGCTCACCGTCGGCGAGGGCGACCTCGACCGGACGGCCCTGGCCGCCCGGCTGATCACGGAACTCCCCGAGGGCACGAAACCCGCCGGTCTGCTCTCCCTGCTGGGCGGCGCCGAGCAGCGCTGCGCCGCGCACCCGTCCGTGCCGTTCGGCCTGGCGGGTTCCCTGGTGCTGATCCAGGCGCTCGCCGACGCCGGGATCGAGGCGCCGCTGTGGACCGCCACCCGCGGCGCCGTCGCCGTCGACGGCACCGAGCGGCTGACCGGCCCGGCCCAGTCGCTGGTGTGGGGCCTCGGGCGGGTCGCCGCGCTGGAGGACTCCGCCCGCTGGGGTGGTCTGGTCGACCTGCCCGAGCAGCTGGACGAGCGCGCCGTGGACCGCCTCACGGGCGTCCTGGCCGGTACCGGGGGTGAGGACCAGGTCGCGGTCCGGGCCTCGGGTGTGCTGGTGCGCCGCCTGGTGCACGCGCCGGCCGCTCCGGTGTCGGGGGAGGGCTGGCGGCCGTCCGGCACGGTGCTGGTGACCGGTGGCACGGGTGCGCTCGGTGCGCACGTGGCCCGCTGGCTGGCCCGCAACGGTGCCGAGCACCTGCTGCTGACCAGCCGCCGCGGCCCCGACGCCGACGGCGCGGCCGAGCTCGCGGCCGAACTCACCGCCCTCGGGGCCCGCCCCACCATCGTGTCCTGCGACGTGGCCGACCGGGCCGCCCTCGCCGACCTGCTCGCCACGATCCCCGCCGAGCACCCGCTCACCGCCGTGATGCACACCGCGGCCGTCCTGGACGACGCGGTGATCCTGGCCCTCACCGCCGACCAGCTGGAGCGGGTGCTGCGGGTCAAGGTCGACTCCGCCCTCCACCTGCACGAGCTCACCCGGGACCTGGACCTCTCCGCCTTCGTCCTGTTCTCCTCCTTCGCCGCCACCTTCGGCGCCCCCGGCCAGGGCAACTACGCCCCCGGGAACGCCTTCCTGGACGCCCTGGCCACTCAGCGCCGCGCCGACGGCCTGCCCGCCACCTCGGTCGCCTGGGGCCCCTGGGGCGAGGGCGGAATGGCGGAGGGCGGGGTCGGCGACCGCATGCGCCGCCACGGCATCCTGGAGATGGACCCGCACCTGGCCGTCACCGCCCTCCAGCACGCGCTGGACCAGGGTGACCCGGTGCTGACCGTCACCGACGTCGACTGGCAGCGCTTCGCCCTGGCCTTCACCTCCGGCCGGGCCCGTCCACTGCTCGACGAGGTGCCCGAGGCCGCCCGGGTGCTGGCCGGGGCCCGCGCCGCCGGTGCGGAGCAGCCGTCCGGCGGCGGGGGCCTCGCCGCCCGGCTCGCGGGCGTGGCCCCGGGCGAGCGCGACCGCATCCTGCTCGACCTGGTCACCTCGCACGTCGCCGCCGCGCTCGGCTTCGCCGGGCCGGAGGCCGTCGACACCGGCCGGGCCTTCAAGGAACTCGGCTTCGACTCGCTGACCGCCGTGGAGCTGCGCAACCGGCTCGGTGCCGCCGCCGGGGTCAAGCTGCCGGCCACCCTCATCTACGACCACCCCAACACCCTCGCACTGGTCCGCCACCTCGGCGCGGAGCTGTCCGGTACGGGAGTCCTCGCCGCCGCCCCGGCCGTGGCGAGCGGCGCGGCCCACGACGAGCCGATCGCCATCGTCGGCATGAGCTGCCGCTTCCCCGGCGGCGTGGACTCGCCGGAGGACCTGTGGCAGCTGCTGATGTCCGGCGGTGACGCCCTGTCGGAGTTCCCCACCGACCGCGGCTGGGACCTGGACACCGGCCTCGGCGCCGACCCCGGCACGCAGAGCACCTCCTACATCCGCGAGGGCGGCTTCCTGCACGGCGCGAGCCGTTTCGACGCGGCCTTCTTCGGGATCTCGCCGCGCGAGGCGCTCGCCATGGACCCGCAGCAGCGGCTGCTGCTGGAGACCTCCTGGGAGGCGTTCGAGCGGGCCGGCATCGACCCGCACGCCCTGCCCGGCAGCCGGACGGGCGTCTTCGCCGGCACCAACGGCGGGGACTACCTCGGCCTGCTCGCCGGAGCCGCCCACTCGGCGGAGGGCCATGTCGCCACCGGCACCGCCGCCAGCGTGGTGTCCGGTCGGGTCTCCTACCTGTTCGGCCTCGAAGGCCCGGCGATGACCGTCGACACCGCCTGCTCGGCCTCCCTGGTCGCCCTCCACCTGGCCGTCCAGTCACTGCGGGGCGGTGAGTGCGAACTGGCCCTGGCCGGCGGTGTGACGGTGATGTCCACGCCCGGCACCTTCGTGGAGTTCAGCCGCCAGCAGGGCCTGGCCTCGGACGGCCGCTGCAAGCCCTTCTCAGCTGCGGCCGACGGCTTCACCCCCTCCGAGGGCGTCGGGATGCTGCTGGTCGAGCGGTTGTCGGACGCGCGGCGCAACGGGCACCCGGTGCTGGCGGTGGTGCGGGGTTCGGCGATCAACCAGGACGGTGCCTCGAACGGGCTGACGGCGCCCAACGGCCCCTCCCAGCAGCGGGTGATCCGCCAGGCCCTGGCCAATGCAGGCCTCACTCCCGACCTGGTCGACGCGGTGGAGGCGCACGGGACCGGCACCAGGCTCGGCGATCCGATCGAGGCGCAGGCCCTGATCGCCACCTACGGGCAGGGCCGTCCGGCGGACCGTCCGCTCCTGCTCGGATCGGTGAAGTCCAACCTGGGCCACGCCCAGGCGGCGGCCGGCCTCGCCGGTGTGATCAAGATGGTCGAGGCACTGCGCCACGGCGTCCTGCCGGCGAGCATCCACCTGGACGAGCCTTCGTCCCATGTGGACTGGTCGGCGGGTGCGGTGGAGTTGCTGACGGGGGCGCGGGAGTGGCCGGAGACGGGGGAGCCGCGTCGGGCGGGTGTGTCGTCGTTCGGGTTCAGCGGGACGAACGCGCATGTGATCATCGAGCAGGCGCCGGTCGAGGAGTCCGTGGCGGAGCCGGTCGAGGCTGCGGTGCCGGTGGTCGGGGTGTCGGTGGTGCCGTGGTTGGTGTCGGCGCGGGGCGAGGAGGCGTTGCGCGGGCAGGCCGTGCGGTTGCGGGCGTTCGCGGCGCGCGGGCCGGAGGCGCGTGGCGCCGGGCTGGCGCTGGCGGCCGGGCGGGCCGCGCTGGAGCACCGGGCCGTCGTACTCGGCGCCGACATCACCGAACTCGGCTCCGAGCTGGCCGAGTTGGCCGCCGATGGGCCGAGTGCGAGGGTGGTCCGGGGCGTCGCCGGCTCGGCGGGGAAGGTGGCGTTCGTCTTTCCGGGTCAGGGTTCGCAGTGGGCGGCGATGGCGGTGGAGCTGTTGGAGTCGTCGCCGGTGTTCGCTGCTCGGATGGCTGAGTGTGGGGCGGCGTTGGCGCCGTTCGCGGACGGGTGGTCGCTGCTGGACGTGGTCCGTGGTGATGGTGGTGACGCCTGGATGGACCGGGTCGACGTGGTGCAGCCGGTGCTGTGGGCGGTGATGGTGTCGCTGGCGGAGGTGTGGCGGGCGGCCGGTGTCGAGCCGGGCGCGGTGGTCGGTCACTCGCAGGGCGAGATCGCGGCTGCGGTGGTGGCGGGCGCGCTCTCCGTCGAGGACGGCGCTCGCGTGGTGGCACTGCGCAGCCGCGCCATCGCCGGTGGGCTGGCCGGGCAGGGCGGCATGGTGTCGGTCGCGTTGCCGGTGGAGGGGGTGCGTGAGCGTCTCTCGGTCTGGGGTGAGGAGCGGATCTCGGTGGCGGCCGTGAACGGCCCGTCGTCGGTGGTCGTCTCCGGTGAACCTGCCGCGCTGGAGGAGCTGTTGGCGTCCTGTGAGGCGGACGGTGTCCGTGCCCGCCGTATTCCGGTGGACTACGCCTCGCACTCCGCGCAGGTGGAGTCGATCCGTACCGAGCTGCTCGAACTGCTCGCTGACGTACGCCCGCGGGCGGGCTCGGTGCCCGTGTTCTCGACGGTCACCGGTGAACTCACCGACGGCTCCGGCATGGACGCCGAGTACTGGTACACCAACCTCCGCACCACCGTCCGCCTGCAGGACGCCGCCGAGAGGCTGCTCGCGGACGGCTTCGGCACCTTCGTCGAGGTCAGCCCGCACCCGGTGCTGGTGATGGCCCTTCAGGAGAGCATCGAGGCGGCCGACCGGGAGGCCGTGGCCTTCGGCACGCTGCGCCGCGACGAGGGCGGGCCCCGCCGGATGCTGGCCTCGTTCGCGCAGGCGTGGGTGCGCGGGGTGGCCGTCGACTGGCGGGCCGCCGCCTTCGCCGGCGCCGACAGCGTCGCGCCCATCGACCTGCCCACCTACGCCTTCCAGCACCGCCGCTTCTGGCCCGAGCCCGCCCGTCCCGAGGCCGGGGGGTCCGGCGGCGACCCGGTGGACACCGCGTTCTGGGAGGTCGTCGAACGCGAGGACCTGGACGCGCTGGCCGGCTCCCTGGACCTGGGCGCCGACGCCCCGCTGAGCGCCGTCCTGCCCGCCCTGTCGTCCTGGCGACGGCAGCACCGCGAGCAGGCGACCGTCGACGGCTGGCGCTACCGCGTCCTCTGGCGGCCCCTCACCGACCTGCCCGCACCGCTGCTCCCGGGCACCTGGGCCCTGGTCGCGGCCGAGCACGACGAGGCCCGCGCGGCCGAGCTCGCCGGGGCACTCGACCGCCGCGGCGCGCATACCCGCATCCTCCTCGTCCGCGCGGCGGACCTCGACCGGGACGCACTGGCCGAGCGGCTGCGCAAGGAACTCGGCGACGTGGCCGGACTGACCGGTCTGCTCGCCCTGCCGGCCGCGGATGCGGCGCCGCACGCCGACCATCAGGGCGTGCCGCTCGGCCTGGCCGGCACGGCCGCCCTGGTGCAGGCCCTCGGCGACGCCGGGATCGACGCGCCGCTGTGGTGCGCCACCCGCGGCGCCGTCGCGGTCGGCCGCGCCGAGCGCGTGTCCGATCCCGCCCAGGCGCTGGTCTGGGGCTTCGGCCGGGTCGCCGCGCTGGAGCACCCGCAGCGCTGGGGTGGTCTGGTCGACCTGCCGGAGAAGCCGGACGAGCGGGCCTTCGACGGTCTCGCCGCCGTCCTGGCCGGTACCGGGGGTGAGGACCAGGTCGCGGTCCGGGCCTCGGGTGTGCTGGTGCGCCGTCTGGTGCACGCGCCGGCCGCTCCGGTGTCGGGGGAGGGCTGGCGGCCGTCCGGCACGGTGCTGGTGACCGGTGGCACGGGTGCGCTCGGTGCGCACGTGGCCCGCTGGCTGGCCCGCAACGGTGCCGAGCACCTGCTGCTGACCAGCCGCCGCGGCCCCGACGCCGACGGCGCGGCCGAGCTCGCGGCCGAACTCACCGCCCTCGGGGCCCGCCCCACCATCGTGTCCTGCGACGTGGCCGACCGGGCCGCCCTCGCCGACCTGCTCGCCACGATCCCCGCCGAGCACCCGCTCACCGCCGTGATGCACACCGCCGGGGTACTGGACGACGGCGTCCTGGACGCGCTGACGCCCGAGCGGTTCGCCCGGGTGCTGCGCCCGAAGGTCGACGCGGTGCTCGCCCTGGACGAGCTGACCCGGAGCCTGGACCTCTCCGCGTTCGTCCTGTTCTCCGGCATCGCCGGCACCCTGGGCGACGCCGGGCAGGCCAACTACGCCGCCGCCAACGCCTATCTGGACGCGTTCGCCGAGCACCGGCGCGCCCAGGGCCGGCCCGCCACCTCGGTGGCCTGGGGCCGCTGGGGGGAGACCGGCATGGCCGCGAACGGCGTGATCGGCGACCGGCTCGACCATGCCGGACTGCCCGCGATGCCCCCCGAGTCGGCGATCACCGCCCTCCAGCAGGCGCTGGACCTGGACGAGACGACGGTGACCGTCGCCGCCGTCGACTGGGAGCGGTTCGCCCCCGGATTCACCTCCGTCCGGGCCTCCACCCTGCTCGACGAACTGCCGGGCGCCCGCCGCCCCGCCGCCGGATCCCCGGCCGGCCCGGCGGACACCCCCGCCTCCGACGCCGCCGAGCTGCGGCGGCGCCTGGCCGGCATGGCGGAGCTGGAGCGCGCGCAGACCGTCCTCGACCTGGTCCGGGCCCATGCGGCCGCGGCGCTCGGGCACGCCTCCGTGGACGAGGTCGGGGCGGGCCGGGCCTTCAAGGAACTCGGCCTGGACTCGCTGACCGCGCTGGAACTGCGCAACCGGCTCGGCGCAGCCACCGGCCTGCGGCTGCCCGCCACGCTGGTGTTCGACTTCCCGACGCCGGCCGCGCTCGCCGAGCGGCTGCGGACCGAGCTGGTCCCGGCCGGCGCCGCGGGCGGCGGGGGAGGCACGCTCGGCGACCTCGACCGGCTGGAGGCCGCACTCGCCACGGTCGCCGACGACGAGGACACCCGGGCGGACGTCGCCGCCCGCCTCCAGGCCCTGCTGACCCGCTGGAGCGCCGCGCCGCGCGAACGGGAGGCCGACCTCCAGGTCGCCGAGCAGCTCCAGGCGGCCTCCGCCGACGAGCTGTTCGCCTTCATCGACCAGGAGCTGGGCATGGCCTGA